The Punica granatum isolate Tunisia-2019 chromosome 4, ASM765513v2, whole genome shotgun sequence genome has a window encoding:
- the LOC116202770 gene encoding ankyrin-1-like produces MDRLISLEPSNIVVIRIEPAGQKCCGELTLRNVMYTMPVAIKLQPMDCARYTVKPQSGIISPLATLTLEITYHLPQGSPLPQTFPQSEDSFLLHSVVAPGTSIKDPTSMLNAVPSDWFTAKKKQVFVDSGLRIMFVGSPVLAQLVRDGSSLDQIREVLERSDTVWKAADSVDSTEGETLLHLAIAQGRADLVQLLLEFEPDVQVPNRSGSTALEAASASGEALIVELLLSRGASIERSDTSALGPTHLAVAKGHLEVLRLLLQKGASVDALTRDGSTPLHLAVAERRRDCVRLLLASGAKPNVHNSEDGDTPLHIAASSGDDNMVKLLIQKGANKYVRNQTGKTPYDLAAENGHVRLFDALRLGDALGLAARKGEVKAMHRLLENGAAINGLDQHGWTALHRVSFKGHADAVKVLIEKGIDIDAKDEDGYTALHCAVESGHMDVIEMLIKKGADVDSRTSKGISPVQIAESLGYPGITRVLTQNGASNEGIGSIKEWRGPVSISSRMAAQREANSGESKMKMQKHRKSTVRGSFDRSAVPLSFL; encoded by the coding sequence ATGGACAGGCTCATAAGCTTGGAGCCGTCAAACATAGTCGTCATCAGGATCGAACCGGCTGGTCAGAAGTGTTGCGGTGAGCTCACTTTACGCAATGTTATGTACACGATGCCGGTGGCGATCAAGCTCCAGCCGATGGACTGTGCGCGTTACACAGTCAAGCCGCAGTCAGGAATTATATCTCCCCTTGCGACCCTGACGTTGGAGATCACTTACCACCTCCCGCAGGGTTCGCCCCTCCCCCAGACGTTCCCGCAGAGCGAGGACTCGTTCCTCCTTCACAGTGTCGTGGCACCCGGCACTTCCATCAAGGACCCCACTTCGATGCTCAATGCAGTCCCGAGCGACTGGTTCACTGCAAAGAAGAAGCAAGTGTTCGTTGATAGTGGACTCAGGATCATGTTCGTGGGGTCGCCGGTCCTTGCCCAGCTCGTGAGGGATGGCAGTTCCTTGGATCAAATCAGGGAGGTCTTGGAGAGGAGTGACACGGTGTGGAAGGCTGCCGATTCGGTAGATTCGACTGAGGGCGAGACGCTGCTCCACCTGGCCATCGCTCAGGGCCGAGCAGATCTCGTCCAACTGCTCCTCGAGTTCGAGCCGGACGTGCAGGTTCCAAACCGTTCTGGGTCGACGGCGCTTGAGGCAGCTTCTGCATCTGGTGAGGCACTGATTGTCGAGCTCCTGCTCTCTCGTGGGGCGAGTATTGAGAGGTCTGACACGTCTGCTCTTGGCCCGACTCACCTCGCGGTGGCCAAAGGACACTTGGAGGTTTTGAGGCTCCTCCTACAGAAGGGGGCTAGTGTGGATGCCCTAACAAGAGATGGCAGCACGCCACTCCACCTCGCCGTGGCCGAGCGGAGGAGAGACTGCGTGAGGCTTTTATTGGCCAGTGGTGCCAAACCGAACGTACATAACTCCGAAGATGGAGATACGCCGTTGCATATTGCAGCGAGTTCAGGAGATGACAACATGGTGAAGCTCCTAATTCAAAAGGGAGCCAACAAGTATGTCCGCAACCAGACCGGGAAAACCCCGTATGACTTGGCAGCTGAGAATGGCCATGTCAGGCTCTTTGATGCCCTCCGCCTCGGGGACGCCCTGGGCCTTGCGGCGAGGAAAGGGGAGGTAAAAGCCATGCACAGGCTTCTCGAGAATGGGGCGGCCATTAATGGCCTGGACCAGCATGGCTGgacggccctgcatcgggtcTCATTCAAGGGGCATGCTGACGCTGTCAAGGTGCTGATCGAGAAAGGCATTGACATTGACGCCAAGGATGAGGACGGTTACACAGCCCTGCACTGTGCAGTCGAATCGGGTCACATGGACGTCATCGAGATGCTGATAAAGAAAGGAGCCGACGTGGACTCACGAACTAGTAAGGGCATTAGTCCAGTGCAGATTGCCGAGTCCCTAGGTTATCCCGGGATCACCAGGGTGCTCACTCAAAACGGAGCAAGCAATGAAGGGATCGGGTCGATAAAAGAATGGCGTGGTCCAGTTTCAATTTCAAGCCGGATGGCAGCGCAGCGAGAGGCGAACAGTGGCGAGTCAAAGATGAAGATGCAAAAACATCGAAAATCAACTGTTCGTGGAAGCTTTGATCGGTCCGCCGTGCCACTCTCCTTCTTATAG
- the LOC116205887 gene encoding FH protein interacting protein FIP2, whose protein sequence is MVVTDRDQMNNSSIVRLNIGGKKFCTTTDTLTQREPDSMLAAMFSGRHTVCHDPESGFIFVDRDGKHFRHILNWLRDGVVPTLSDSDYSELLREAEYYQMLGLIEGIKSALNKRQEGAESDTELTRTDIIKCIQSEKVRFRGVNLSGLDLSKLDLSYVDFSYASLKNVFFSRANLHCAKFRDVYAEGSIFHNATLRECEFTGANLRGALLAGANLQSANLQDACLIDCSFCGADLRSAHLQTADLTNANLEGANLEGANLKGAKLSNANLKGANLQRAYLRHVNLRDTHLEGAKLDGANLLGAIR, encoded by the exons TCTGCACGACTACGGATACACTGACTCAGCGGGAGCCCGACTCGATGCTCGCTGCAATGTTTAGTGGTCGCCACACCGTGTGCCATGATCCCGAGTCG GGATTTATATTTGTTGATCGTGATGGAAAGCATTTTCGGCATATTCTAAACTGGTTACGGGATGGTGTTGTTCCGACACTGTCCGACTCCGACTATTCAGAGCTTCTTCGTGAGGCAGAATACTATCAGATGCTT GGATTAATTGAAGGAATCAAATCTGCTTTAAATAAAAGGCAGGAAGGTGCTGAATCAGACACTGAACTGACACGAACCGACATTATAAAGTGCATACAGTCAGAGAAAGTCAGATTTCGTGGGGTTAATCTTTCAGGCCTTGATCTTTCCAAATTG GACCTGTCATATGTGGACTTCAGCTATGCATCTTTAaaaaatgttttcttttcaCGTGCAAATCTTCATTGTGCAAAATTCCGG GATGTTTATGCTGAAGGTTCCATATTCCATAATGCCACTTTGCGCGA ATGTGAATTTACTGGTGCAAATCTTCGTGGGGCGTTACTAGCTGGTGCCAATCTTCAGAGTGCAAATCTACAAG ATGCATGTTTAATCGATTGCAGTTTCTGTGGAGCTGATTTGCGATCTGCACACTTGCAG ACTGCTGATTTAACTAATGCCAACTTAGAAGGAGCTAATTTGGAGGGAGCCAATCTAAAG GGGGCTAAATTGAGCAATGCCAATTTGAAGGGGGCAAACCTTCAAAGAGCTTATTTGCGGCACGTCAATCTCAGAGATACG CATCTCGAAGGCGCAAAGCTCGACGGCGCCAACTTGCTCGGAGCAATAAGATGA
- the LOC116202551 gene encoding 5-methyltetrahydropteroyltriglutamate--homocysteine methyltransferase produces MASHVVGYPRMGPKRELKFALESFWDGKSSAEDLQKVAADLRSSIWKQMAEAGIKYIPSNTFAYYDQVLDTTAMLGAVPPRYGWNGGEIGFDVYFSMARGNASVPAMEMTKWFDTNYHYIVPELGPDVKFSYASHKAVNEYKEAKALGVDTVPVLIGPVSYLLLSKPAKGVEKTFSLLSLLGKILPIYKEVVCELKAAGASWIQFDEPTLVMDLDSHKLQAFTEAYSELESSLSGLNVVIETYFADVPAEAYKTLTSLKCVTGFGFDLVRGTKTLDLIKAEFPKGKYLFAGVVDGRNIWANDLTASLSILGALEGIVGKDKLVVSTSCSLLHTAVDLVNEPKLDKEIKSWLAFAAQKVVEVNVLAKALAGQKDEAFFSANAAAQASRRSSPRVTNEAVQKAAAALKGSDHRRATNVSARLDAQQKKLNLPILPTTTIGSFPQTIELRRVRREYKANKISEEEYVKAIKEEISKVVKLQEELDIDVLVHGEPERNDMVEYFGEQLSGFAFTANGWVQSYGSRCVKPPIIYGDVSRPKPMTVFWSSTAQSMTSRPMKGMLTGPVTILNWSFVRNDQPRFETCYQIALAIKDEVEDLEKAGINVIQIDEAALREGLPLRKSEHAFYLDWAVHSFRITNCGVKDTTQIHTHMCYSNFNDIIHSIIDMDADVITIENSRSDEKLLSVFREGVKYGAGIGPGVYDIHSPRIPSTEEIADRINKMLAVLESNILWVNPDCGLKTRKYAEVKPALQNMVAAAKLLRTQLACAK; encoded by the exons ATGGCGTCTCACGTTGTTGGATACCCTCGCATGGGCCCCAAGAGAGAGCTCAAGTTTGCATTGGAATCATTCTGGGATGGGAAGAGCAGCGCTGAGGATTTGCAGAAGGTGGCTGCTGATCTCAGATCCTCCATCTGGAAGCAGATGGCTGAGGCTGGCATCAAGTACATTCCTAGCAACACCTTCGCCTACTATGACCAGGTACTTGACACCACTGCCATGCTCGGGGCTGTCCCTCCTAGATATGGCTGGAATGGAGGAGAGATTGGATTTGATGTGTACTtctccatggcccgaggaaatGCCTCTGTCCCTGCTATGGAAATGACCAAGTGGTTTGATACCAACTA CCATTACATTGTCCCAGAATTGGGTCCCGATGTCAAGTTCTCTTACGCTTCTCACAAGGCTGTCAATGAATACAAGGAGGCCAAGGCG CTCGGAGTGGACACTGTCCCAGTCCTCATTGGACCTGTCTCATACTTGCTACTATCTAAGCCTGCCAAGGGGGTGGAGAAGACCTTCTCTCTTCTATCCCTCCTTGGCAAGATTCTTCCAATCTACAA GGAAGTTGTATGCGAACTTAAGGCAGCTGGTGCTTCGTGGATTCAGTTCGATGAGCCCACCCTAGTGATGGATCTTGACTCTCACAAGTTGCAAGCATTCACTGAAGCCTACTCAGAGCTGGAATCATCACTTTCTGGCTTGAATGTGGTCATCGAGACCTACTTCGCTGATGTGCCTGCTGAGGCCTACAAAACTCTGACCTCTCTGAAGTGTGTCACTGGATTCGGATTTGACTTGGTTCGTGGAACTAAGACCCTTGATTTGATCAAGGCTGAATTTCCCAAGGGGAAGTACCTTTTTGCTGGAGTTGTTGACGGTAGGAATATCTGGGCCAATGATCTTACTGCTTCTCTAAGCATCCTCGGGGCACTTGAGGGCATTGTTGGCAAAG ACAAGCTTGTGGTGTCCACTTCTTGCTCCCTCTTGCACACTGCTGTTGACCTGGTCAATGAGCCCAAACTAGACAAGGAGATCAAGTCATGGCTTGCTTTTGCCGCTCAGAAGGTTGTTGAAGTGAATGTCTTGGCCAAGGCCTTGGCCGGACAAAAGGATGAG GCATTCTTCTCTGCTAATGCTGCTGCTCAGGCCTCGAGGAGGTCCTCCCCAAGAGTGACCAATGAGGCTGTCCAGAAGGCT GCTGCTGCTTTGAAGGGCTCTGATCATCGCCGTGCTACCAATGTGAGCGCTAGGCTAGATGCTCAGCAGAAGAAGCTTAACCTTCCTATCCTACCAACCACCACCATCGGGTCCTTCCCTCAGACCATTGAGCTCAGGAGGGTCCGCCGTGAATACAAGGCCAACAA GATCTCCGAGGAAGAGTATGTTAAGGCCATCAAGGAGGAAATTAGCAAAGTTGTCAAGCTCCAAGAGGAGCTTGATATAGATGTCTTGGTTCATGGAGAGCCCGAG AGAAACGATATGGTCGAGTACTTTGGGGAGCAGCTCTCGGGTTTTGCCTTCACTGCTAACGGATGGGTGCAATCTTATGGATCTCGCTGCGTGAAGCCGCCAATCATCTATGGTGATGTGAGCCGTCCCAAGCCGATGACTGTCTTCTGGTCCTCCACAGCCCAGAGCATGACCTCCCGCCCAATGAAGGGAATGCTTACTGGCCCCGTCACTATCCTCAACTGGTCTTTTGTCAGAAATGATCAACCCAG GTTCGAGACTTGCTATCAGATTGCCTTGGCCATCAAGGATGAAGTTGAGGACCTTGAGAAGGCCGGGATCAACGTGATCCAGATTGATGAGGCTGCTCTGAGAGAAGGGTTGCCCCTAAGGAAGTCCGAACATGCTTTCTACTTGGACTGGGCCGTCCACTCCTTCAGGATCACCAACTGTGGCGTCAAAGACACCACTCAG ATCCACACCCACATGTGCTACTCCAACTTCAACGACATCATTCACTCGATCATCGACATGGACGCCGATGTCATCACCATCGAGAACTCCCGGTCTGATGAGAAGCTGCTGTCAGTGTTCCGCGAGGGGGTGAAGTACGGGGCTGGAATTGGCCCAGGAGTCTACGACATTCACTCTCCGAGGATACCATCCACAGAGGAGATAGCGGACAGGATCAACAAGATGCTTGCGGTCCTCGAGAGCAACATCCTGTGGGTCAACCCCGACTGTGGTCTCAAGACCCGGAAGTATGCCGAGGTCAAGCCGGCCCTCCAGAACATGGTGGC